One part of the Streptomyces ferrugineus genome encodes these proteins:
- a CDS encoding wax ester/triacylglycerol synthase domain-containing protein, translating to MRLSCADEMLLLNGCPGVIGLAAVLSGERPDVDQVRARVVERWAGLERMSCVLDGPDGRRGCARWVVPGPFDPTAHVAVAADKLDDLWARSVDRPLAGGMPPWRLYVVPDAAHGGDFALALVAQHALLDGRSLATLMRSLMDDPGPAGEPGRSVPLPRSGLRAAGRELRAMSAPGQALPTRTPGRTYPSVAVVELPAHTVRAARRQPADGRGATLNELLVGAVAGALRAEYGPVRRWRERDVPAYTAVPCDLRGRGNPGELGNTLTVVRVPLPVDIDDPAARLRACQTALAGVPERAAVHATVLFPAAEAARRTGPWVTRLLTSRGRHSCFAATATTAMKWPGAAGTFQGRRLVRTVGLPPLQHPGTVSFALAQTGDAFTLTAVGNVGPDDADRLAGAVVTEFETWARTATPSAL from the coding sequence GTGAGACTGTCCTGTGCCGACGAAATGCTGCTGCTCAACGGGTGTCCGGGAGTCATCGGCCTGGCGGCGGTCCTCTCCGGCGAGCGGCCCGATGTGGATCAGGTGCGGGCGCGAGTCGTGGAGCGGTGGGCGGGTCTGGAGCGGATGAGCTGTGTGCTCGACGGGCCGGACGGGCGGCGTGGGTGTGCGCGGTGGGTCGTACCGGGGCCGTTCGATCCGACCGCGCATGTCGCCGTGGCGGCGGACAAGTTGGACGACCTGTGGGCGCGGAGCGTGGACCGGCCGCTGGCCGGCGGGATGCCGCCGTGGCGGCTGTACGTCGTCCCGGACGCGGCGCACGGCGGTGACTTCGCGCTGGCGCTGGTGGCCCAGCACGCGCTGCTGGACGGGCGGTCGCTGGCGACGCTGATGCGCTCGCTGATGGACGACCCCGGACCGGCCGGGGAGCCGGGCCGGTCGGTGCCGCTGCCGCGCAGCGGGCTGCGCGCGGCCGGCCGGGAGCTCAGGGCCATGTCGGCTCCGGGGCAGGCCCTTCCGACGCGGACGCCGGGGCGGACGTACCCCTCGGTCGCGGTGGTCGAACTGCCCGCGCACACCGTCCGGGCCGCGCGCCGGCAGCCCGCCGACGGTCGCGGCGCGACGCTGAACGAACTGCTGGTGGGCGCGGTGGCCGGGGCACTGCGGGCCGAGTACGGGCCGGTGCGGCGGTGGCGGGAGCGGGACGTGCCCGCGTACACGGCCGTACCGTGCGACCTGCGCGGCCGGGGGAATCCGGGCGAACTCGGGAACACGCTCACCGTCGTCCGGGTCCCGCTGCCCGTCGACATCGACGATCCCGCGGCGCGGCTGCGGGCGTGTCAGACCGCGCTGGCCGGCGTCCCCGAGCGGGCCGCCGTACACGCCACCGTGCTGTTCCCCGCGGCGGAAGCGGCACGGCGCACCGGACCCTGGGTGACCCGGCTGCTGACCAGCCGCGGCCGGCACTCCTGTTTCGCGGCGACCGCGACCACGGCCATGAAGTGGCCCGGCGCGGCCGGCACCTTCCAGGGCCGTCGGCTGGTGCGCACGGTCGGGCTGCCGCCGCTGCAGCACCCGGGCACCGTCAGCTTCGCCCTGGCCCAGACAGGGGACGCGTTCACGCTCACCGCGGTGGGCAACGTCGGCCCGGACGACGCGGACCGGCTCGCCGGCGCGGTCGTCACGGAGTTCGAGACATGGGCTCGAACGGCGACGCCGTCAGCGCTCTGA
- a CDS encoding phosphopantetheine-binding protein, translated as MEAERRDTGDVWEALRPLCARVMSVPQEAVVPQARLVADLGADSLDITELEAASEELFGVSLRGRDKTGVSTVGDVADLIVRLRAGAPDAHSTLAR; from the coding sequence ATGGAAGCCGAACGCCGTGACACAGGTGACGTATGGGAAGCGCTGCGCCCGCTGTGCGCGCGGGTGATGTCGGTGCCGCAGGAGGCGGTCGTGCCGCAGGCCCGGCTGGTCGCCGACCTGGGCGCCGACAGTCTGGACATCACCGAACTGGAGGCGGCCTCCGAGGAGTTGTTCGGGGTGTCCCTGCGCGGGCGGGACAAGACCGGGGTGTCCACCGTGGGTGATGTCGCCGACCTCATCGTGCGGCTGCGCGCCGGCGCCCCCGACGCCCACAGCACCCTCGCCCGATGA